The stretch of DNA ttTGTGGATATTCCATGAGGGGTTGGATACGTATATGGTCACAAATCGGGCATGAACAACGATGAACATTGATGATTGGAAATTTTGTGGCATGATATTGATGTGAGGGGAGACGATTCTCATGATTGGTAATAGGAGTTGGTACTGGTTGACATGTGATACAGGGGGGTTGTTTATGGATGTTGGTATGAATCTTCTATGCATGGTGTATGTGTTTACTTCTTGGCTGATTATATATGTTGGTaagtggtcagtacgtaatcccttggagtctctaggtgaggcttcagggtcgtgcttcagtggtcgggacgtaattccatggcccctgttagtgggtgtctgtggtggtgccccatctgtatggtctggtaaggattcaaggtaagattgcatcctgacactctaaggggtcagttagtctcccTTAaacggactgactcctgtggtgagagtagtaggaggcctgtaATAcattaaaggctaaccttgtggtgagggaaattgattcattgtaacacttgtaacacacaGCTCGGaggtgagcagctcagggtgagcagaggtatccaccacaagtgcaagcatccgctgaatccgaccagattgtatgtatccggataaaTCAAGTCGAGTCCTTAGTGTTTTGGTttgagagtcataacatgttgaGTGGTTATGTATGGTTGACTGTGAAAGTGTATTAGATTtcttgatgaaattatttttgtgctctaacttaccctacttttattgttgtgtgttctgttgtgtggtactctcttttgcgatgatcatcaacttgttggtgtgagcagatgcgaggaacacccgtgggcaACAGGGAGGTGGTGGTTCTGCTGCATAGTCTGTGTGGATTGGTCTCTAATTTCTTTATGAGTTCCTTTAGGGCTATGACCTGTGTATTTGTTCATTCTTAGATTTATATACTTTTGATTAAACTCTTTATCCAGTTTTCTTTtaggcatcgtggtgtgccttgggttATAAGGAGTTGAGTTTCAAACTCCTGGATTGCGCttgtatgttatatttatgTGACGCTACATTTAAATTcgcttattaaattaaatgaggTGTTACATTTAATAGGTTATCTGGGAGGATGTTGAGACTTATTTGTCACTATGTCTTGAAGAAagacttttataattatttatggaTTTTAATGTGTTCTTTTTCTAGCCTTTGTCTAATATAAGGATTTTAGaagaaattctttttttttttggttgtgTGTGGCATGTATTTTGGATGACCTGTAATTTGTTGATTATAGATATTACGTATTTTGAATATGGTTCTTAATGTCCATTAATTCATATATTGATTTGAGTGGTAATTatgaagaaataaatttaaaatttctttaaagaattaaagtaatttaataacGCACTAACTCAACTGCAACTGCCTTCATTTTCTTTAACATTACTCTTAAAACTCTTCTATTTGGAAAACACAAACATTCTAATAGAGTCATTTCAAACTTCCTTATATCTTTTAGATTTTCAAAAGCacaaatttttctcaaaaaaaaaaaaaaaagaaaatcaaatttctTGGACACTTAAGAGTTTAAACTTGTTTTAGATGCCAAAATCTTAATTTCAATAATGGGCTGAACGCTCCAATATTGTAAAATTAAGATACTGAATATCTCTACTTTAAAATAGgagacataaaatataaatttaaaataaataaataggaagattgaaattgtattttaacataaattgtTGTTCACCGTTAGATCGGTTCTTGATTACCTTATTTACTTATGAACATTTAGTTTTACACTTTATTGACATATATACCGTTCTTACTTTTTCCCTCGATCTGTCTCTGTTtctaactttctttttttccttataGTTTAAATCCATGTAAATCATGTCGCCACATGTAATTGTCGAAATGCAGGGAGAAATCACTTTCTTCCTATTTTTATTATGCTCATTCCTTCATGCATTTTGGTCATACTCTATGCGATTAAGATCTTTAGGTGGGGACATTCGCTAAAGCCAATCCAATCCTCGACTCACGTGCCTCCTCCTATCCCATAACAAACGTAAGTGTATTAAAGACAAAAGTAGCATAGTTAATTTTCTTCATTTGACTTGGGGAAtaaactatttggaaaaaagATTGCTTTTTTGAGAGTGAGGAGCGGGCTAGGATCAGCCTTTAGTATACATGTTCCTGTTTTAGacaataaagataaaagatttgtGAGAGAATTGACAAAGGGTGGGTTTCCAGTGAGGGTGTTGGAGGTTTAGGGGTGATGGGTTACATGGGTAGGTGTTGGTTGGTTGGGGTCATAATTGTGGTGGGCAGTGTTGGAGTGGAAGGGTATCCTGCTGAGGATTTGGTGGTTAAATTGCCTGGTCAACCTAATGTTGGCTTTAAGCAATTTGCTGGGTATGTTGACGTTGATGCCAAGCATGGAAGGAgcctcttctattattttgtggaggcTGAGCAAGACCCTGACAAGAAGCCCCTCACACTTTGGCTCAATGGAGGTTGGTTATGGACTTGTGTGTTATGTCACTCACCCCTTTCTACTCTTTTTCAATTGCCACACCCACTTGTGAATTTTCAAAACAAGCTTGGTTTCATAACTTCATTCATCACACCTGCATGGTTCTTTAACCCTGTGTAGCTTGTTCTGAGATTTGAGTTGGGTCAAGTGAATCATGATGTGGGTGCTCCTAAATGGAGTCAGTATGGTTCTTGAAACTTTCTGGTGTTGTTTGTTTGCAGaagttctttcttttttcttcgtgcttttgtttatttatttatttatttattttgttttttttttttattattttgaggAGCCGTGATTATTTTGAttcctttttcctttcttttcatGTCAAGCCAAGGAAGGTGTCATTGATTTGTCCACAAGTGATTCAAGTTGTGTTGTCTTTTTACTCTACCAAAAGTGCTGTTTGCTTATACTGTTGCTCTCTTTTGCAGAGCCCGCTGAAtatctgataaaaaaaaaagtgaaaacgGCTATGGTTTTCTGTAGTacctattttttgaaaatactttaaCAGAGATTCTTCTTCAATGACTGTCAGTCACTCTATCACATAGCTCACAATAAAATTTACTCTAAGCATggttcatttttctttatttttaagggGAGCTATTGACAGTTGCCGTCTAGTAAGGAGAATTTTGTGAAATGTGCAAGGGTTTGTATGAATGAAAGTTGCAAAAGTGCTTTTAAAATTCCCTCacaaaacaaaaggaagaacGTAGAAATTGTTGCTTGGAAAAGAAAAGCAATTTTGTACTCTTCCCACTACTATCCAAACATGCtctaattgaaaattttctcatGTTCACTGTAGACAAAACAGTACTTAGTCTATGTTTGTTTATTGGTTAATGCTGCACTAAATcatatacttatatttttagttatatcATTGTCACCTGTGTGAGAAGACAGAGCTCGGCGTGTTTAAGGTtaatttggatattttaaacaacattgcaataaaataatacttaccCACGTGAATTTTTCACACTCTGTTAGTTTCAAAAGGAGATTACAAtaatctagaaaaaaaaaagccaacAACTTCAATTGTTTTTCAGGCCCTGGGTGTTCTTCCGTTGGAGGAGGTGCTTTTTCTGAATTGGGACCCTTTTATCCTAATGGTGATGGACTTGGTCTCCGAAGAAATTCCATGTCCTGGAATAAAGGTATGAAACATACACATAATGTGGTTCAAATTGGAATCTTGATAATGTCACTTAAGATATGAGATAAATGTTGAGAAGTGTATAATCTGAAGGTTaagaaaatataacttttatttatatattttttggagtCACACTTTCCtgatatttttgtgatttgtaGCATCCAATCTCATTTTTGTGGAGTCTCCTGCTGGAGTTGGTTGGTCATACTCAAATACAACTTCTGATTACAAAACTGGAGATCTCTCCACTGGTAACAAAATTGacctattttctcttttttgtcaTTTTCAGTTACTATGCTTATATTCTTTAAGGcttcaaacttttatttttacattatccCCTGCCCCTTCGTTTTCCCATGTGTTCATCTAAAGCTGAGAAAGTGGAAAACGTTTTATAGAAGGACAAATTTGCATACAGTATTGTAGCTGCAGGTGTTCTCCAATCAAACGTTTGGAATTTTATTTCAGTAATTTACATTGGATGCATTGCATATTACTAAGGTGAAATTCTAAATATAATTGGAAAACAACACTGACAGTACCATGAGTACTATATGTAAGTTTCCtcctttatataattatctGATTAAAATTTCACGTTATTCAAAGTGATACATATCGAGGAAGATATATTTCTTTAGATTCAAGCTGAGTGAATGAAATGGAAAAGAGATGAAGTTATTATTTGTGATTTAATGGAAGCAGTATGCATTGTAGATAGAATAATATTGAGCTAGATGAGTTGAAATACAAGAATagatatttgaatatattaggAAGCAAAGTTAGTGTGAcacttaatatgaaaaataggaTAGAATCACCAAGCTTTGGCCTTGTGAGTGAAAGAATAATACAAGTGCAAGAAATATAGTCTATAGAGgtaaaagacaaataaaaaaatttaaaatgataataatgtaaaaGACCTTGATCTAAATGCCCTTTgtgaaaaatgagaaatttttGTGAGAACAcgtatacatttgttttttgcAGCCAATGATATGTATTTGTTCATGTTGAAATGGTACAAGAAGTTTCCATCATACAGAACAAGAGAACTGTTCCTCACTGGAGAAAGCTATGCAGGTTAGAAAACTAATTATCATTCAGTTTTAGAATTTACTTGTTCAATTGAAGTTCCCTGATGAGAATCTCCTCTTTGAAAATATTCTATATAACTGACGTGGTTTAGTTAGACTACAGTTAGTTATGAAAATTTGCAAATGCTAGTAAACTGTGACATCATTCCTAGAGGGGTAGTGCTACAGTATTATAGTACCTAGTAcctacttttgttttttatagtTCATTGCCTTGAACTCATGATATATTAGGTTTcttattaaactttattaagTCATGCAGGACACTATGTACCTCAATTAGCTAATGTTCTCTTGGACCATAATGCTGGTTCAAGTGGTTTCAAATTCAACATCAAAGGAGTTGCTGTAAGATTCCATTCACCTGATTCATCATTTTCCTTGAATTTTCTGTTTGTGTTACAATTGGACAAGTCTCATTTGTCCCATATTTTAAAGGTCACATCGAATGcaccttttgtttttattagatTGGAAACCCACTTTTGAGACTTGATCGGGATGCACCAGCAACATATGAATACTTCTGGTCACATGGAATGATTTCTGATGAAGTTGGCCTTGCCATCATGAATGATTGTGATTTCGATGACTATTCCTATGAAACTCCTCACAACGTTTCTAATTCGTGCAACAATGCCATATATGAAGCAAATGTCATTGTTGGCAATTACATAAACAACTATGATGTGATTCTAGATGTTTGTTATCCATCCATAGCAGAACAGGAACTGAGATTGAAAAAGATGGTAGGCCTTTTACAATTTTGTTCTGGTCAAATGTTATTGGTATTACTTTTATTCTATGAACTTGTATGCTATAATATCCTTATAATTGAACGCAGGCAACAAAAGTAAGTTTAGGTGTGGATGTGTGTATGACTCTAGAAAGACGGTTTTACTTCAATCTCCCAGAGGTTCAGAAGGCTCTTCATGCAAACCGTACAAACCTTCCTTATAGGTGGTCCATGTGTAGTAAGTAAGTAAAGAAAACTTTACAATAGTCAGTGACTATGTCTTGAAAAGACATCAATGGATTAAAGAAGAATGATGTTTATTGATCTTAACTCTAAAGTAATGTCAGATTTTTTAATGtactaaaacaaatataaacatttactggtttatataatatttttgttatcaacACAATACAGGTATTTAGACCCATGTAAATTATGTCGGGTCAGGGCTTAAATTAATAGAGTAATACTATTAACTAACTTGCCTGAATATTCTATGTTTATGTTTAACTTAGATCCATGTTAAATTGAAGTGGTTTGTAGAGTACCTTTATCTAAGAGCATTTCAAGAAACTTATCTAAATTGATCTATATGCAACTGAGTCCAGTTTCTCTTGAGTTTTTTCGTGTTGTCATATGTGCTTTCAAAATACACTACTtttcgatatattttaaaacatcaaatatattttaaaggtaCAACAGAGAACAGTACAATTTCTATGCAACTCCATCTTTCATATCTGTCTTGTGTTATTGATCATGTTTCTACTTTGTAGTTTTCTAAACTACAGTGACACTGATGGTAACATCAACATCCTTCCAATTCTCAAAAGAATAGTCCAAAACCATATCCCAGTATGGGTTTTCAGGTAACTTCAATGAAGGATAGACACCCTTATAGGGAAATCCCCTGTACCATTGGATACATAATAACCTTTTTGTTTATCTCAAATTGTTTAATGTTGAATGATCTCAGTGGAGATCAAGATTCTGTTGTGCCATTATTGGGATCTCGAACACTGATTCGTGAACTAGCTAATGAATTGCATTTCAAGATTACAGTCCCATATGGGGCCTGGTTCCACAAAGGGCAGGTaccttaaaatatttagttttaagaATGTTTTGCATTGTTAGTTTGTTCTTTTGCAATATGAATGAAGACAATTTGAGGAGCTAATTAAGTTATAATTTGATGGTGAATGGTGGCATGTAGGTTGGAGGTTGGGTGACTGAGTATGGAAATTTGTTAACTTTTGCAACTGTAAGGGGTGCTGCTCACATGGTACCTTATTCTCAACCTTCAAGAGCACTTCATCTATTCAGTTCATTTGTGCGTGGTAGAAGGTTGCCCAACACAACACATTCTTCCATTGATGATTGAAGGAAGACACTTAAAGGAGTTGTAGCAAAAAAATGGCATAGGAAGTGAGAGAAAAGACTGTTCCTTTATAAGTTCCTAGTGATTGTATGGAAACGAAAaggaaaattaacaaaaaagaaattatattctGTTGCTTTTACTTTCTTCATTTGGTACTAGCGCAGATTTCTTGGCCTCATTGGTAGGTGCATTGGGATTGTTTTGGAAAATGTAAGCGACTTTTGTTTCAGTTATATGAACTTATTTTTGGTGAAAAATGGATTCTTGAATAATGTCTATGAGGATAGAgccaaatatttttaagattgtCTGGACTTAAGCAAACAATCATTTTgcttatattaatataaataatgtgaTCCACTTATAAGTATATGGATACAAAACTGTTCCTCGAGAAGTTGGCTTGAAGTTAGTATGAATAGTTTTTGAGAACCAAATAAAGTCGACATGGATTATTCTAATAGGACTGACAaacaaattgtttttcaatGTAAGTTAGAGTATTTAATTTAGGATTCAACAATCAATACAAAGTCAATATgtaaatcatttatattttgaatcaactctataaatatatatatatctacttcatttaattaataacttgTGCATTTCTTccaaataaatagattttagaAAGCCTTAGACAATTTAGGAATCTTAATACTTGTTTTTCAGTAACATAAATCAGAATATTGAAGATGAAGGTGAATTAAAGAtggtttgaaaaataaatattgcaaAGAGAAACTGCGTGAAACATAAACCACCAAGAAAATAAAGGATCTAACAATGTACaaatgtaagaaaataaatgcGGTAAACTAAATTACTGaggataaaataagaattggtaaactttttttattaaagtggTGACCCAAATTGCTACGATCTTCATCGGAGTTGTCATTATCATATTCCCGACATTCTCAAagtatttcttttttgtaaatacaATCTATTTCCTATTTTTGAACACAAATAacctatttatattttctattctttttcaCATCTaagcaaaatataaaactaaagaaaattacaaaataattagaataattgTCCAAAACCACTACATTGTGTCCTTTATGTCTACTAAGCCCACATCAGCAGTAAATTCTTCTCAATGTTTCTTTTGATCTTTATTGTTAActtcttcaattttatatttgtgaATGCTTCTTTCAAGAAACTATCCATTCTCTTTCAACTTAGAACaagaataaaacaaacataaacacAATTTATCAATATCATTGTAATGGGTTTTAACATTTACCATTCTACTTAAATAATATATAGCACATTACACTCCATTTGAGTTTTCTTGCGCTAACATGCTTGTTATTGTTTTTGTCGAAGTTGATACATACAATCTCAGCGATTTTCCTTGAGTCACTAGTATAAACACTAGAGGATTAATCAGTACCACTTTCACTTGTTTGAAATCTTCATCTTGTTCTTTCTCCCACTTGAACTCTTGCTCTTTTTTTAATCTTACCAAAGGAAAACACACATGAATTTTTCTTggtaaatttgaaataaatctcctaaaataacttattttaccCAATAGTGATTGCAACAATTTCTTCTTCGTTAGAGCTATTATATCAATTATTTCTTTGACATTTTTTCCATCAATCCCGAAGCCTTTCATAAACAATGAATCCTAAGGATTCACCTACACTTAAACCGAATGCACATTTTAATAGATTCATTTTCAAACCATGTTTTCTCATTCTTTCAAAAGACTTTCTCAAATTATCTGAATTAGAAatttttgatttcaatttgatcACAATGTAATCAATATATACTTGCACAAAGTCAACATTTAAATCATGAAAAATCAAGTTCATAGCTTTTTGATAACTAGCTCCAACATTTTTAAATCCAAAAAAGGCATTATTAACCATTCATATATTCCTAATGCCCTCGAGCATCAAAAAACTACTTTCAAAATGTGATtttcaactataaaaatatgattctacCCAGAATATCCATCTAAAAAACTTACCATTTCACTGTCTACCACCGCATCAATTAACATCTAAAAAATTAGCATATGGTACTCGTCTTTCGAGTAACCTTATTAAGATCTATAAAATCAATACAAATCCTCAATTCtccatttttcttaaatattggAACTATATTTGAAATCCAATCGACATACATGGTTGTTTTGAAGAATTTTGCCTTTAACAATCTTTCGATTTCTTCTTTGATTTTGTCCATCACTCTAGGTACAAATCTTCGCGGGGCTTATTTTATTGGATTATTTCCTCAATAATAGGCCATCGATGAACGAACAGGTACCTATCCAATCTAGGCATCTCTTCATACTCCcaagaaaacaatttttaaactaACGCAAAAATTCGATCAAGCTTTCTCTCATTTCTACACTTAGCAAATTTGTTGATAAAGTTGGACGTTTGTTTGTCTCTTCCTTCAGATTAATTTCTTCAAGAGGATCTTGTGGCTGAACTGTTTTAACATGCGAAGATATTAACCTTTCAAATCCTAATTGGCTCTGATCATAGATACAATCTAATAGGTTCCTACTTACACCTATATCTACATTTTTTGACTTCGTCGAAACATTCAACTTATTTATACCCACATTACTATACGTATTCCTATCccattattatttaactttattgaTCAATTTTGAACTCAACATACTCAACATAGGCCTCTAGTTTGGTCCATAAAGACAAGTATTTCTCGCCAACCAGCTTCTTTGGCCATTTCGAGTTTGGTTTTCTCATCTGAATCCCTTCTCGAGATTCATTTCGATAACCCATGGTGAATGTATTTTCTTTGAGTTGAAATCTGTAGTTGTCTCAAAAGTGAATGACTTTGTGATAATAAAACTCTTCAAGGGTCGATTAGCCTATGCCACATTACCTCCGAGTGTTCATCTCTATTCCACATAAACAACTTTTGATGAGTTGTCGAAGGGACTGCCCCAAATCCACGAATCCATTCTCTCcctaacaaaatattaaagtttgCTTAAGATTAGATGATTATAAACATTGTGACTCTTGTGTACCTACGGTCACATCGAGCATGATCATCCCCATCAACCTCGATCGATGACCTTCCGCTGAAATATATTATCATGACATTATTTTAACTCAATCTTGATTTGCTAGATTAGAGCTCTTCAACATGGCTTTGGGAAAGATTTTCATTGTTTGGCCCTCCATCAACCAAAACCTTGTCCACCATTTGTCCTTCGATTTTGATTTACAACATCAAATGCTTTAAATGAAACCTCGTCTCTTTAGAAGGTGGTTCTATCTAAGTGGTTTTTAAAATGCAACCTCCTATATCCATATCACTTTTGGCTCCATCTCAGGTTCATAATGATCTTCATGATGAAAATCATTCATCCTTAACTCATTTTCATAATGAATTGGAAATTTTGCCATCAGGATTGAGATGATGCCAACGCTTAAGTCCTAGTAGTTTAATTTCGTCATCCATGCTAGGGTgatcaaagttttaaaaaaaaacatgattagaCTAACTCTGGATACCTTGATCGAAGAATCTATTTTCTTGCACTTGCCTCCCAAAAGGGTCATGTCTTTTCATCCTAGGTGCCTTTTGGGTACTCATTTCTCATACTTGGACTAAAAGACAATCTATCAAACTCATTCTTACTCTTGAGCAGCTTTTGATTCGTAGGGTAAAATGGGCATCTTCCAACCTATTCATTCATTGGGGGCTTTGCATGTGgaacaaaaaatttcacaaaccTTTGCATATTCTCGACCTAAGCCACTTGCTTATTTTTTGTAATACTTGCTGTCTTTCTTCTGACAACCTTGAAAGCCTTTATAGCGCATTGATAAAAACCAATAATGCACCTAGGGTAGAGAGTCACATCCtgatctttctctctctttttggTCAAGAAATCTATCATGGA from Vigna unguiculata cultivar IT97K-499-35 chromosome 8, ASM411807v1, whole genome shotgun sequence encodes:
- the LOC114193030 gene encoding serine carboxypeptidase-like 42, encoding MGYMGRCWLVGVIIVVGSVGVEGYPAEDLVVKLPGQPNVGFKQFAGYVDVDAKHGRSLFYYFVEAEQDPDKKPLTLWLNGGPGCSSVGGGAFSELGPFYPNGDGLGLRRNSMSWNKASNLIFVESPAGVGWSYSNTTSDYKTGDLSTANDMYLFMLKWYKKFPSYRTRELFLTGESYAGHYVPQLANVLLDHNAGSSGFKFNIKGVAIGNPLLRLDRDAPATYEYFWSHGMISDEVGLAIMNDCDFDDYSYETPHNVSNSCNNAIYEANVIVGNYINNYDVILDVCYPSIAEQELRLKKMATKVSLGVDVCMTLERRFYFNLPEVQKALHANRTNLPYRWSMCSNFLNYSDTDGNINILPILKRIVQNHIPVWVFSGDQDSVVPLLGSRTLIRELANELHFKITVPYGAWFHKGQVGGWVTEYGNLLTFATVRGAAHMVPYSQPSRALHLFSSFVRGRRLPNTTHSSIDD